GAACCCACCCAGAGCAGAGGGCGCAGCAGGGTCCCACCACCCACCCCGGGGACCCCTTGGTGTCCCCGCTGCTCCCTAGGGGCAAAAGGGGCTCGGCGCACAAGGCCAGGCTGGCAGGAGGTGGCCGTGGCAGGGTCCCCGCcgtgtccccatgccccccaGCTGGGCCCCCCTGGGCAGGCCAGCCCCGCTGCCGCTGTCACTCAGGCGCTGGCCCCGCTCCCGGCGAAGATGGAGGCGCCCAAGCTGCTGCGGGTCTGGGTGCTGGCAGGCGAGTGGCAGCCCCGTCACCCACCGTGGGGACacggctgggctgggggggccccAGCAGGGAGGGCATGGGGGGGACCCCCAGAATGGGGCAGGGAATGGGGAGGGAATGGGAGGGAatgggaggggatgggggggcagAGCTAAATAAATCCTTCCTGTCCCTGGTGCCAGGCGGGCTGGGGACCGAGGGGGGGGCTCTCTGTGGGGAGGGGTATAGGGCAAGAGGAAGgtgctgtccctgtccccattccTGTCCCCTTCCCTGTCCCCAACACCTCCCAGAAATAGCAGGCCCTGCTGTCCCCGGAGCACCTGGCACCACAGGGACGTGTGTCCTGGGGGGGACTGTGGGTGCCATGGGGGCACTGGGcaatggggaaactgaggcagggaggagCCACGTCCCCTGCCCCGGCTCCAGCCCCGTGCCTGGCCGTAGCCCTGGTCCTGGGGGGCACCCAGGCCACCCTCCCCGACCACCACGTCTCCCTCGAGACCAGAGCCATCTTCGTCCACGAGCTGGAGCGGGAGCTGTTCCAGGATGCCTTCCTCAATGAGGCCgaggatgatgatgatggtgagGGTCAGGCCGAAGGGAGTGAGGACAAGGGGGTCCTGtgggggctgggctgggggtgggggggtagAACTGTCCCCTATCTGTGTGAAAACCCAGCTAATGGGGGGCAGTGGCTTACTCCTGCCCCTGACAGCCGTGACCCAAATCTCCCTCCCTCCTAGCATCCATTCATCCGTCTGTCCATCCATTCCCCCACATCTATTCAGGGACCTCTTGCCCTCAAGCACTGCTgggttggggaggggggcaccTCCATTTGGGGTCGTTCAGCCCCAGAAGGGGATCAGGACGCTCCTTGGACCCAGTTTCTTCATGGGGAGCGCTCTGTTGGGAAGGGCTTGTGGGGCAGGGATCCCACCTGATGACACACGTGTGTTCCATGTCCCACTGTCCGTGTGTCCTGGCGCCCGGCAGCCGCCCCCATCAGCTTCCATGCCCACCTCCTGGACCACCCCGACCTGCCGCGGTGGCTGCGCTTTGCCCAGCGCAGCGCCCACCAGCCCGGCTTCCTCTACGGCTGCCCCACGGCCGCTGAGGTGGGCACGCACGTTGTCGAGGTAAGTGCCCGTCCCTGTGCAAAGTGCACGGCCCCGTGCAAGGGGGCAGCACAGGGTGCTGGGGTGTGCGCCACGGGGCTGGAATTGGCATCCCTGAGGCTGGggcatctcctcctcctgcaggtgCTGGCGTACAACCGGCTCACCTTCGAGACGGTGGCACAGCGGCTCGTCCTCGCCGTTGTCCCCGCTCCAGGTGAGGGCTGTGCGCCCCCCAAAATGCTCTGCCTCTGAGCCCCCACAAAGGGTGGTCCCCACGGGTGTCTCGTGTGTGTCCCACAGGTGGGGAGCCGCCGTACCAGGGCGAGTTCCTGGTGGGGAACAGGAAcgtggaggagctgctgccagcccctgcgCGGGAGCTTTTTGGGCAGGCAGCGGCTGGCGTCTGGGAGCAGAGTGACCTCAGCATCATCAACGTCACCTCCGCCCTGGACCGCGGTGGCCGCGTGCCCCTGCCCATCGAGGGACGCAAGGAGGGGTATGGGGGCCGTCACCCAGCTGCCTGGCCTGGGGTTGCATTTGGGAAGCTCTCCCCTACTCCCCCCAAGCATCCATGCAGGGGTTTTGGAGATCCCCTCCAGGCAGCCCCCCCCAAATCGCAGGGTGTACGTGAAGGTGGGCTCCCACACCGCCTTCTCGCCGTGcctggccgccgccgcctcgccgcAGAGCCGCTTCCTCTGCCGCCTGGGCCAGCAGCCCCTCGCCTCCTGCTACGACACCTTCGCGCCCCACTTCGCCATCCGCTGGTGCAACCTCACCCTGGTGAGACCCCCATGCCTGTGTCCCCACCACCCCAGCGATGCCCCCCAACTCTGCCCCTTAACCACCCCCCCTAAATTCCAGCTGGAGGTCCTGCCCACCCCCACGACGCCGGGGCCGGTGTGGGGTCCCGGGGTGCTGGAGGACGGGGGTGATTTCCAGCCCCCCACCGAGTCGCCCGCCCAGGACCTCCTGCCCGGCTTCCTGCTGACGCTGCTGGTGCCGCTGGCGGTGGCCgcgctgctctgcctgctcctgggccACCTCATGTGCTGCCGCAGGGAGGGAGTGTGAGTCGGGCAGGGTGGGCACAGCCCTACACCCCTAACCCAATGGGAGAGCACAGGGGTCCCCCCCCAGACGGGGCATGGGCACCCCGTTTTGgtgtccccttccccagctctcGTGGCCTGGGGACAACCCGGGGGTGGTGGCAACACTTCTCaccatctgctttttttcccatttctgctcCATTTTGTAGGCAAAAACGGGACTTGGAGACATCTGAGTAAGTCCCTGTGCCCCAGCTGTGGGTTTGCTCGGGGGGGGCTCAGGTTGTgaccggggtggggggacagggacagggaggtgACGGGGAGCAGCAGCCGCTGCCAGCTGATGGGGGTGCTGGATCCTCAaggtccccccaccccaaaggaGCCCCcactcctccccccccccaataacCCCACACAGACAAAGGCTGGAGCACCAGGAGCCTCTTTACTTCACCAACCTCCCCCGGGGCTCACACCGGGCGAGGagaacccccccccaaaaccccgTTCCCCAAAGGGGCGCGGGCGTCTCTGCACCCcactccccttccccccccagcATCCAGCTGGTGCACCACAGCACCATCCACGGCGACACGGAGGAGCtgaggagcatggccagcagccGGGACGTCCCGCGGCCGCTCTCCACCTTGCCCATGTTCAACGTCCGCACGGGGCAGCGCATCAACCCCATGCCGGGACGCGGGGACGGGGCGCGCACCCCCCTCATCCCGCAGCAGCGGTGAGCGGTGGCACCAGGGTGGCACCAGGGTGGCACTTTAGGGGTGGCACTTTAGGGGTGGTGCAGGGCTTTGGGGTGACTTTGCATGGGATCACCTGGCTATGCATGGAGTATTTTGGGGGGGGATCTGCAATTATTTGGGGTGGTGATCACCTTCCAGGTGTGCTGGGGGGGCAGAGCAGGTCCTACCCACATCCTATCCAACCTAATCTGCCACAGCTGGCTCAGGGAGCGGCTAAAACCCTTAAATGGAGGCCATGGGACCAGcacccttctttttttttttagggaggAATGaccctttttctccccatttccagGTAACTGGTGGCTGTGTTGCTGTCATCTCCACGGGACAAGCTTGCTTTGAGCTCTGTTCTGCTGTGGGGTGGCATTTACCTGGTAAAGTGGTTCTTTAGCAAAGA
The sequence above is drawn from the Cygnus olor isolate bCygOlo1 chromosome 25, bCygOlo1.pri.v2, whole genome shotgun sequence genome and encodes:
- the SGCA gene encoding alpha-sarcoglycan isoform X2; the protein is MEAPKLLRVWVLAALVLGGTQATLPDHHVSLETRAIFVHELERELFQDAFLNEAEDDDDAAPISFHAHLLDHPDLPRWLRFAQRSAHQPGFLYGCPTAAEVGTHVVEVLAYNRLTFETVAQRLVLAVVPAPGGEPPYQGEFLVGNRNVEELLPAPARELFGQAAAGVWEQSDLSIINVTSALDRGGRVPLPIEGRKEGVYVKVGSHTAFSPCLAAAASPQSRFLCRLGQQPLASCYDTFAPHFAIRWCNLTLLEVLPTPTTPGPVWGPGVLEDGGDFQPPTESPAQDLLPGFLLTLLVPLAVAALLCLLLGHLMCCRREGVQKRDLETSDIQLVHHSTIHGDTEELRSMASSRDVPRPLSTLPMFNVRTGQRINPMPGRGDGARTPLIPQQR
- the SGCA gene encoding alpha-sarcoglycan isoform X1 → MEAPKLLRVWVLAALVLGGTQATLPDHHVSLETRAIFVHELERELFQDAFLNEAEDDDDAAPISFHAHLLDHPDLPRWLRFAQRSAHQPGFLYGCPTAAEVGTHVVEVLAYNRLTFETVAQRLVLAVVPAPGGEPPYQGEFLVGNRNVEELLPAPARELFGQAAAGVWEQSDLSIINVTSALDRGGRVPLPIEGRKEGVYVKVGSHTAFSPCLAAAASPQSRFLCRLGQQPLASCYDTFAPHFAIRWCNLTLLEVLPTPTTPGPVWGPGVLEDGGDFQPPTESPAQDLLPGFLLTLLVPLAVAALLCLLLGHLMCCRREGVQKRDLETSDIQLVHHSTIHGDTEELRSMASSRDVPRPLSTLPMFNVRTGQRINPMPGRGDGARTPLIPQQR